In Arachis hypogaea cultivar Tifrunner chromosome 17, arahy.Tifrunner.gnm2.J5K5, whole genome shotgun sequence, a single window of DNA contains:
- the LOC112762808 gene encoding uncharacterized protein: protein MTEFQIGQSFQSKEEAVLSVKDYSIRRGVEYKVMESNNLKYQGRCKEFGNGCTWLIRIVMRKRKSTWEVRRADASVSIKVLQEATEATYGFRSSYRKVWLAKQKEVSQIYGDWEESYADLPRWILGVTCTMEGSVALLKTSPVRVGDQVDEDRVYFHRMFWTFPPCIEAFRHCKLLVSIDGTHLYGKYGGTLLLAIAQDGNSNILPVAFALVEGENAESWSYFLSNLRRHVTPQQGILVISDRHNGW from the exons ATGACTGAATTTCAGATTGGCCAATCGTTCCAGAGTAAGGAGGAAGCCGTGCTGAGCGTAAAAGATTACAGTATCCGGCGTGGAGTTGAGTATAAGGTTATGGAGTCAAACAATCTGAAATACCAAGGGAGATGCAAGGAGTTTGGTAACGGGTGCACGTGGTTGATTCGGATAGTCATGCGGAAAAGGAAGAGCACATGGGAAGTTAGGAG AGCTGATGCGTCGGTGTCGATTAAGGTGTTGCAAGAGGCAACGGAGGCGACATATGGATTCAGGTCTAGTTATCGGAAGGTGtggttggcgaagcagaaggaAGTATCGCAGATATATGGCGATTGGGAGGAGTCGTATGCGGATCTGCCTCGATGGATCCTTGGGGTCACATGCACCATGGAAGGTTCCGTTGCTCTGCTGAAGACCTCCCCGGTTAGAGTAGGTGACCAAGTTGATGAAGATAGAGTCTACTTTCATCGCATGTTTTGGACATTCCCTCCATGTATTGAGGCATTCCGCCACTGTAAGCTGCTCGTAAGCATCGACGGAACACACCTCTATGGCAAGTATGGCGGGACATTGTTGTTGGCGATCGCTCAGGATGGTAACTCGAATATTTTGCCTGTTGCGTTTGCACTCGTGGAGGGGGAAAATGCAGAGTCTTGGTCATACTTTCTATCTAATCTTAGAAGACATGTTACTCCACAGCAAGGTATTCTCGTTATCTCTGATAGACACAACGGCTGGTGA